GAACCCTAAAAAGTGTTTATCATTTATAACTCAAAGAAAAGAAGAATTAACTGATGAAGAGAAAATTTTATTTAAAAATAATCCTACTGTTTTTGGATGTGATATATGCCAAGATGTATGTCCTCACAACAAAAAAATAAATACTACAAAAATACATGAATTTATTGAGAATTTGAAGCATAACATAGATTATGAGGAAATAAATACTATATCAAATAAAGAATTTAAAAGAAGATATAGGGATAGGGCATTTAGCTGGAGAGGAAGAAAGGTTATACTTAGAAATTTAGAGATAATAAATAAAAAATAAAATCCCACTAGAGAAAAATAATAGAGTCATATAATGCTTTTATGAATAAAGTATTATATGACTCTTTTTTATAAATAGGAATTTATATACTTTTCTAGTTTGTAAGAAACTCATAATATCGGTTATAAAGGGAAATTTTTCTCTAAACAAATAACGTATTAAAACATACTATGTATTAATACGAGAGGGGGTATAGTATGAAATACAAAACAACCGCTGATATTGAACCTTTAAAGGAAATGCTGGGGCAAGCAAAGGCTATAGAAGCTATGGAATTTGGTTTGAAGATAGATGATGTAGGATATAACTTATATATAAGTGGGGAAACTGGAACAGGAAGAACATCATATGTATTAAAAAAATTAAAAGAATATACAAAAAATAAGGTTAAGCAGAAAGATTGGTGTTATGTATATAACTTTGAAGAGCCAAGAGAACCAATAGCACTTGACTTTGAAATAGGTCAAGGTAAATTATTCAAAAAAGATATGGAAAAGTTTATAGATGATTTATATATAGAGCTTCAAAGGGCGTTTGAAAGTGAAGAGTTTGAGATGGAAAAAAATAAGATATTAGATGAATATGAGATAAAAAAAGAAATTTATATAAAAAAGATGAAAGAGTATGGAGATGAAAGAGGCTTCAAGCTAAAAAATACTAAATATGGAATGGTATTTGTACCAAAGGACGAAGAAACAGATACAACATCAGAAGAATTTGTTAAACTAAAAAGAGAGATGGAAAATATAACTATAAAAGTTATATCGAAGATAAAAGAATTAGAAGTGATAGCAAAAGAAAACTTATTAGAATTAGAAGAAAAAATAGGAATTTATATAATACAGCCTCATATAGAAGATTTGATGAAAGAATATGGAGAAAACTATAAAATAAAAAAATATTTAGCCCATTTAAGTGATGATTTACTAGAAAATATGTATATATTCTATTTGGATGAAGAAGAACTAAAAAATATAAATGAGAAAGAATACTTAATGAAGTATAAGGTTAACTTATTTATAGATAATATAGTGAATTCAAATGTAGATAAGGCTCCAGCAGTAGTAGAACTAAATCCAACATATTTAAATCTATTTGGTAAGGCTGAATATGAAAGTATAAATGGAACTATAAAAACTGATTTTTCAAAGTTGGTTCCAGGAGCGTTTCATAAGGCAAATGGAGGGTATTTAATATTATATGTAGACCAAATCTTAAGAAATCCTCATTGCTGGGATATGCTTAAAATATGTCTTCAAACTAAAAAAATAAAAATAGAGACACTAACAGGTTTAAAGCCAGAAGCAATACCTATTGACATTAAGATAATATTAATAGGAAGTCAGTATCTATACAATGTTCTTTATATGTATGATGAAGAATTTAATAAATATTTTAAAGTAATGGTAGACTTCGATAATGAAATGGATAGAGATAATGAAAATGAAATAGGAGTTGCAAAATTTATATCGTCTTATTGTAATGATAATAATTTGAAACATTTGACATATGATGCAGTTCAAGTTGTGTTAAAATATAGCTCAAGACTTGTTGAAAGTAATAAAAAATTATCAACTAGATTCAATAAAATATCTGAAATATTGATAGAGTCAAATCTATTTGCAAAAATTAGAAATTCAGAATTTGTAGATGATATCGACGTTAAAAAAGCTGTACACGAAAAGTGGAATAGAGTAAATAAGATAGAGAAAAAAATAGATAGAATGTATGAATCAAATCAGCTTCTCATAAGTGTTGATAAGGAGAAAGTCGGAGTTATAAATGGATTATCTGTTCTTAATATGGGAGAATATTCATTTGGAAGACCTGTAGTAATAAGTGTTACAACGAGTCCTGGAAATAAAGGTATAATAAATATAGAAAGAGAAGCAAAACTTAGTGGAAAGATACATGACAAAGGTGTATTAATACTTAGTGGATATCTACTTGAGAATTTTTCGAAAGAAAAGCCAGTTTCTATTACAGCTAATATATGTTTTGAACAAAGTTACAGTGGGGTAGATGGAGATAGTGCATCAGGTGCAGAATTGTATGCATTACTATCTTCATTGAGTGAAGTTCCTTTAAAGCAAAATATAGCTGTTACAGGATCTATAAATCAAAAAGGGGACGTTCAGGTAGTAGGAGGAGTTACTCAAAAAATAGAAGGATTTTACAGCATATGTAAACAAAAAGGATTAAATGGTAAGCAAGGAGTTATAATACCTAAATATAATTTAGAAAATTTAGTATTAAGAGATGAAGTACAGGATAGTATAGACAAAGGCGAATTCCATATATATCCTGTAACTAGAATAGAAGAGGCCATGGAAATATTAACAAATAAATCTTTTTCTGAAATATATGATAAAATAATAAAGAGATTAAATAAGTTTTATGAAATATCAAGATAGCTTTAAGCTATCTTGATATTCAAATTTATAAATGGAAGTGATTAATATGGTAGTTGGAGCTTGTGAAATAGAATGCATAATATTTGAATGTAATTCTTTAAAAGAAAAAAGACATGTAATAAAGAGTGT
The window above is part of the Tepidibacter aestuarii genome. Proteins encoded here:
- a CDS encoding Lon protease family protein gives rise to the protein MKYKTTADIEPLKEMLGQAKAIEAMEFGLKIDDVGYNLYISGETGTGRTSYVLKKLKEYTKNKVKQKDWCYVYNFEEPREPIALDFEIGQGKLFKKDMEKFIDDLYIELQRAFESEEFEMEKNKILDEYEIKKEIYIKKMKEYGDERGFKLKNTKYGMVFVPKDEETDTTSEEFVKLKREMENITIKVISKIKELEVIAKENLLELEEKIGIYIIQPHIEDLMKEYGENYKIKKYLAHLSDDLLENMYIFYLDEEELKNINEKEYLMKYKVNLFIDNIVNSNVDKAPAVVELNPTYLNLFGKAEYESINGTIKTDFSKLVPGAFHKANGGYLILYVDQILRNPHCWDMLKICLQTKKIKIETLTGLKPEAIPIDIKIILIGSQYLYNVLYMYDEEFNKYFKVMVDFDNEMDRDNENEIGVAKFISSYCNDNNLKHLTYDAVQVVLKYSSRLVESNKKLSTRFNKISEILIESNLFAKIRNSEFVDDIDVKKAVHEKWNRVNKIEKKIDRMYESNQLLISVDKEKVGVINGLSVLNMGEYSFGRPVVISVTTSPGNKGIINIEREAKLSGKIHDKGVLILSGYLLENFSKEKPVSITANICFEQSYSGVDGDSASGAELYALLSSLSEVPLKQNIAVTGSINQKGDVQVVGGVTQKIEGFYSICKQKGLNGKQGVIIPKYNLENLVLRDEVQDSIDKGEFHIYPVTRIEEAMEILTNKSFSEIYDKIIKRLNKFYEISR